In one Achromobacter spanius genomic region, the following are encoded:
- the moaC gene encoding cyclic pyranopterin monophosphate synthase MoaC gives MPSSPPSLSHLDEAGQVRMVDVIAKSDTERVAIAVASVRMNAVAYGLLTQPGQGKGEVLNTARVAAVLAAKRCAELIPLCHSLPLAFVGVDFALDDAAHRIDIQATCRTSYKTGVEMEAMMACSVAALTIYDMCKAADKGIVVEQVRLKYKAGGKSGEWRND, from the coding sequence ATGCCTTCTTCCCCTCCTTCCCTGAGCCACCTTGACGAAGCCGGCCAGGTGCGCATGGTCGATGTCATCGCCAAATCGGACACCGAGCGCGTGGCCATCGCCGTGGCCAGCGTGCGCATGAACGCCGTGGCCTACGGCCTGTTGACGCAGCCGGGCCAAGGCAAGGGCGAAGTGCTCAACACGGCGCGCGTGGCCGCCGTGCTGGCCGCCAAGCGCTGCGCGGAGCTGATCCCGCTTTGCCACAGCCTGCCGCTGGCGTTCGTGGGGGTCGACTTCGCGCTGGACGACGCCGCGCATCGCATCGACATCCAGGCGACTTGCCGCACCAGCTACAAGACGGGCGTGGAAATGGAAGCCATGATGGCGTGCAGCGTGGCCGCGCTGACCATCTACGACATGTGCAAGGCCGCCGACAAAGGCATCGTGGTTGAACAAGTACGCCTTAAGTACAAGGCTGGAGGAAAAAGCGGTGAATGGCGCAACGATTAA
- a CDS encoding MoaD/ThiS family protein, whose protein sequence is MNGATINLLYFARVAELVGKRSEDWPLDGESTGAQLLAALGERYPQLAPAARLKLAINQTHSKPTAPIRPGDEVAVFEPVTGG, encoded by the coding sequence GTGAATGGCGCAACGATTAATCTGCTGTACTTCGCCCGCGTGGCCGAACTGGTCGGCAAGCGCAGTGAAGACTGGCCGCTGGATGGCGAATCCACCGGCGCCCAATTGCTGGCCGCGCTGGGCGAACGGTATCCCCAACTGGCCCCGGCAGCGCGCTTGAAACTGGCCATCAACCAAACCCATTCCAAGCCGACGGCGCCGATCCGCCCGGGCGACGAAGTCGCTGTGTTCGAACCCGTCACCGGAGGTTGA
- a CDS encoding molybdenum cofactor biosynthesis protein MoaE — protein sequence MISVQEADFDAAALTAALRENAGSGVGGIVTFVGYVRDYAPDAPTDTLYLEHYPGMCERELEAIAETARQRWKLDGTVIVHRVGALSRNAQIVFVAAASAHRGDAFRGCEYIIDALKTRAPFWKRETLAGGRSFWVEQRQADQDRTDAWDEDTAPTKERP from the coding sequence ATGATCAGCGTCCAGGAAGCCGATTTTGACGCCGCCGCCCTGACGGCCGCGTTGCGCGAGAACGCCGGGTCCGGCGTGGGCGGCATCGTCACCTTCGTGGGCTATGTGCGCGACTACGCGCCCGATGCGCCCACCGACACGCTGTACCTCGAACACTATCCCGGCATGTGCGAGCGCGAGCTTGAAGCCATTGCCGAGACCGCCCGCCAGCGCTGGAAGCTGGACGGCACGGTCATCGTGCACCGCGTGGGCGCGCTCTCGCGCAACGCGCAGATCGTATTCGTGGCGGCCGCCAGCGCGCACCGGGGCGACGCCTTCCGCGGCTGCGAATACATCATCGACGCGCTGAAGACGCGTGCCCCCTTCTGGAAGCGCGAAACGCTGGCAGGCGGCCGTAGCTTCTGGGTAGAACAACGCCAGGCCGACCAGGACCGCACCGACGCCTGGGATGAAGACACCGCCCCTACCAAGGAACGTCCATGA
- the moaB gene encoding molybdenum cofactor biosynthesis protein B: MSEEIPVSLACAVLTVSDTRSAGDDTSGNLLAHSLAHAGHECVRRDIVRDDIYQIRRIISDWIADPEVQVILTTGGTGFSHRDHTPEAILPLLDREIPGFGELFRQISYTEIGSSTIQSRAFAGSANQTLIFCLPGSNNACETAWAQILREQLDSRHRPCNFASHFKPRKEDH; encoded by the coding sequence ATGAGCGAAGAAATTCCCGTCTCGCTGGCCTGTGCCGTGCTGACGGTCAGCGACACCCGCAGCGCGGGCGACGACACCTCCGGCAACCTGCTGGCCCACAGCCTGGCGCATGCGGGCCACGAGTGCGTACGCCGCGACATCGTCCGCGACGACATCTACCAGATCCGCCGCATCATCAGCGACTGGATCGCCGACCCCGAAGTGCAGGTCATCCTGACCACCGGCGGCACGGGCTTTTCGCATCGCGACCATACGCCTGAAGCCATCCTGCCCCTGCTCGACCGCGAGATCCCCGGCTTTGGCGAACTGTTCCGCCAGATCTCCTACACCGAGATCGGCAGCTCCACGATCCAGTCGCGCGCATTCGCGGGCTCGGCCAACCAGACGCTGATCTTCTGCCTGCCCGGTTCGAACAACGCCTGCGAAACGGCCTGGGCGCAGATCCTGCGCGAACAGCTCGACAGCAGGCACCGCCCGTGCAATTTCGCCTCGCATTTCAAGCCCCGGAAAGAAGACCACTGA
- a CDS encoding molybdopterin molybdotransferase MoeA yields MLDFDHAQTLLANAATPLQRREEIELNEVAGRVLATDLQATVDIPPADNSAMDGYALRVADWRAGARLPIQQRCYAGDVPEPLKPGHAIRLFTGSLIPDGADTVVMQEDAVEADNQVEITRAPAPGQHIRRRGEDTMAGAPLLAAGAVLQAAHVALLASQGLATVPVMGRLRVGILTTGDELVPPGTPRAPEQIYNSNGPMLAALTRGLGAVPVHVLHARDTEEELLAAFKTLLADCDLVLSVGGVSVGERDLVKPALAALGGELSLWKVRMKPGKPVALAQIGGKPVVSLPGNPVSAYAVFAMLVSPLVRRMQGREEIFPPVNLLPLRTEHPRQDGREEFLRVQRRVAKDGTAELVPYGHQGSGVISSVPWATGLARLPADVLVNDGDRVPYYDMRHWLV; encoded by the coding sequence ATGCTGGATTTCGATCACGCCCAAACCCTATTGGCCAACGCCGCAACGCCGCTGCAACGCCGCGAAGAGATTGAACTGAACGAAGTCGCCGGCCGCGTGCTGGCGACCGATCTGCAAGCCACGGTAGACATTCCACCGGCCGACAACAGCGCCATGGACGGCTACGCGCTGCGCGTGGCCGACTGGCGCGCGGGCGCCCGCCTGCCCATCCAGCAGCGCTGCTACGCGGGCGACGTGCCCGAACCGCTGAAGCCTGGGCACGCCATCCGCCTGTTTACCGGCAGCCTGATTCCCGATGGCGCGGACACCGTCGTCATGCAGGAAGACGCCGTCGAAGCCGACAACCAGGTAGAGATCACACGCGCACCCGCCCCCGGCCAGCACATCCGCCGCCGCGGCGAAGACACGATGGCCGGCGCGCCCTTGCTGGCGGCAGGCGCCGTGCTGCAAGCCGCGCACGTGGCGCTGCTGGCCTCGCAGGGGCTGGCCACCGTACCGGTGATGGGCCGCCTGCGCGTGGGCATCCTGACCACCGGCGACGAACTGGTGCCGCCCGGCACGCCGCGCGCGCCCGAGCAGATCTACAACTCCAACGGCCCCATGCTTGCCGCCCTGACGCGCGGGCTGGGCGCCGTGCCCGTGCATGTGCTGCACGCGCGCGACACCGAAGAAGAACTGCTGGCCGCGTTCAAGACCCTGCTGGCCGATTGCGATCTGGTGTTGAGCGTGGGCGGGGTGTCGGTGGGCGAACGCGATCTGGTCAAGCCCGCCCTGGCGGCATTGGGCGGCGAGCTATCGCTGTGGAAGGTCCGCATGAAACCCGGCAAGCCGGTGGCGCTGGCCCAGATAGGCGGCAAGCCCGTGGTCAGCCTGCCGGGCAATCCGGTGTCGGCCTACGCGGTTTTCGCCATGCTGGTGTCGCCGCTGGTGCGGCGCATGCAAGGCCGCGAAGAAATCTTCCCGCCCGTCAACCTGTTGCCGCTGCGCACCGAGCATCCGCGCCAGGACGGACGCGAGGAGTTCCTGCGCGTGCAGCGCCGCGTGGCGAAAGACGGCACCGCCGAGCTCGTGCCCTATGGCCATCAAGGCTCGGGGGTGATCAGTTCCGTACCCTGGGCGACGGGGCTGGCGCGCTTGCCGGCCGACGTGCTGGTCAATGACGGCGACCGCGTGCCTTATT